In the genome of Thermoproteus tenax Kra 1, the window AGAGCCACTACCGGCTCTGAGTCCTCCTGGCGTATTCTAGCAGCCTCCTGGCGAGCTGGTAGTGGACGTAGTCCACCAGCTGGTCGTCGACTCTGATCGCGCCGCGCCCCCGCGCTCTGGCCTCCTCGTACGCCTTCACTATCTTCTCGGCTTGTCTGATCTCCTCCTCGGTCGGCGAGAACACCTCGTTGGCGATCGGTATTTGGCTCGGGTGGATCACTTGTTTGCCCACAAAGCCCAGGGCCTTGGCTTCGGCACACTCCCTGCGGAAGCCCTCGAGGTCCTTTAGATCGAAGTATACTTTGTCTATGGGCTCCACTCCATAGGCTCTAGCCGCCGCGACGACCAACGTCTTGATGGCTTGATTGCCCTCGTAGGCTCTGTGGTGTCCCCCTACTGAGAGAGCGAAGTCTGCAACGCCATAGGAGACTGCGGCCACGCCCTCGCTCCTCACTATCTCCTCCATTTTGATAAAGCCTCTGGCTGTCTCTATGAGGGGCTCTACGGATCTGCCCGTGGCTTGATAGACAAAGTCCAGAGGCACCTCCGCCTTGGGGACTACAACGCATTTGACAACATCCAGCTTGAGGACGAGCTCTATATCTTTATAAAAGTAGGGCGTCCACATAGGGTTTACGCGGACGCACACCTCCTTGGTCCCCCAGTCGAGCTGTGGGACTATCCTCATGAGCAGATCGCGGGCGATGTCTTTCTCCTCCGGCGGGACTGAGTCCTCTAGGTCGAGAATCACTGAGTCGGGCGACAGCTCCAGGGCAGCCTTTCTGATCATCCTCTCGTTGTTCCCCGGCACGTAGAGCTGGGATCTACGGATCATGCCCTTATTACCCCCTTCTCTATTAGTTCGGATATTTTCTTGTCGTCGACCCCCAGACTCTTCAATATCTCTATAGAGTTTTCGCCTACAGCGGGGGCTCTTGAGCCATTCAATGATCCAGGCAACGGAAGCCTTGGAGCCGCTATCTTGCGATCGCTTGAGGCGATAAAGTCCCATAATATATCTCCTTCGCTTATAAGCGTACGAATATCGTTGAGCGGGGCGGCAGGTACGTCGTTCTTTAAAAGAAGCTCTAGCAGTTCCCCTGTAGTATAGCCTTTTGTCGCCTCCTCTATTATCCTGTGCAACTCCTCTCTGTTGGCCACGCGGCCCTCGTTAGTGGCGAACTTGGGGTCTTCGCAGGCGGACACCTTGAGGGTCTTACAGAATCTCGACCATATATTGTTGTTGGCCACAGCAATGTAAATATAACCATCCTTCGTTGGAAACAGCTCATAGGGGGCCCAGAAGGGCAGTCTATCGCCTGCGCCAGGAAAGATCTTGCCCAAGGTCTGATACGCGACTAGGTAGTATCCCAACCAAGCCACGTCTGTTTGAAATAAACTGACCTCGTAGTAGCCCGGCCTCTTAGTGAGGAGCGCCCAGAGCACAGTTAAGGCACAGTATAAACCAGCACTCATGTCAGTGATAGAGGCAGGCAACCGCGAGTTTCCGTTGGCCCACATAACTCCGCTCGTAGCCTCTATCAGAGTCCCAAAGGCGGGCCAAGACCCTCTGGAGCCCGTAGTGGGATACCCCTTTATTGAGCAGTACACTAGCTCGCCATTTGCTTTAAAGAGAGTATCTCTATCTAAGCCCAATCTGTCCATAGCGCCGGGGGCCAGATTCTCTATTAAGACGTTGCTGGACCT includes:
- a CDS encoding HpcH/HpaI aldolase/citrate lyase family protein — encoded protein: MIRRSQLYVPGNNERMIRKAALELSPDSVILDLEDSVPPEEKDIARDLLMRIVPQLDWGTKEVCVRVNPMWTPYFYKDIELVLKLDVVKCVVVPKAEVPLDFVYQATGRSVEPLIETARGFIKMEEIVRSEGVAAVSYGVADFALSVGGHHRAYEGNQAIKTLVVAAARAYGVEPIDKVYFDLKDLEGFRRECAEAKALGFVGKQVIHPSQIPIANEVFSPTEEEIRQAEKIVKAYEEARARGRGAIRVDDQLVDYVHYQLARRLLEYARRTQSR
- a CDS encoding CaiB/BaiF CoA transferase family protein: MYRAVELGHVIAGPYAGLVLAHLGFEVIKIEPPSGDPTRYDDVMGDSIFVFLNRNKKSLALDLKKPEGRAIFLEILRSSNVLIENLAPGAMDRLGLDRDTLFKANGELVYCSIKGYPTTGSRGSWPAFGTLIEATSGVMWANGNSRLPASITDMSAGLYCALTVLWALLTKRPGYYEVSLFQTDVAWLGYYLVAYQTLGKIFPGAGDRLPFWAPYELFPTKDGYIYIAVANNNIWSRFCKTLKVSACEDPKFATNEGRVANREELHRIIEEATKGYTTGELLELLLKNDVPAAPLNDIRTLISEGDILWDFIASSDRKIAAPRLPLPGSLNGSRAPAVGENSIEILKSLGVDDKKISELIEKGVIRA